The window caaactcttcacattgggccggccccaacGGTGAAGGAAGTTCAGAtttccctcattaaacttgataaaaaagtaagagcgatcccactcgcagatcttgttcagcttctcgtcaaaaccatagtatccgctctggcggatgaaagtgaaatatcccgccgaactcttgaaatgatgaagcttggagaaaattttgagcgagaaaggaacctccaaacaatccgccagaaatttatctagggtcaagtcggcccatccatttggatgtaactgcccaggtgcgattccgtaaccaccgaggacggaagcaatctcatccgccagcggataagtgaagccgtaGATAAtttgggcgacgaaaatggtgaaatacccctttgggtaatcgcccggtcctctatcctccccgggaatgatggtctcgagaccttggagccaaggatattgcacccgcaaatcctcaatggtctcgcgacaaactaggcttcccgacctgtccctctttggtaacaaacggggggttgggacaggtggcgaaatcaacttcttagggtcaaaatctagaccctcgtcggttgtattcgccagatggaggAAGTCAGTGGGGTGGGAATCAGACCCATGAGaactggttgaaacttcatcaaccatctcatcaacttcaTGAGAAACCTCGCGGACGTAGTTCTCATCGAACGGTGAAAAGTCGAGATCGGGGTTCGAcatgttgaggaaaagaaataaacagaagtaaaaagccgaacaaggTACAAGTTATgaagaggaaaacttacatgggaaagacaacacagagaagtgacggaaataagaggtcaacgccggaaaagatgacgccggaaaagaaataacgaaagaggaaaaattcacaagtttttgaattttgaatagacaagcaaaaacgaagcgtcccctatgaacagaccctaaaggggctcttgtatcaaactaaaggggaggcatgtgataacccgcgaggctaaaccgggtcatattcatttcgcaggcccagcccatacttagacccatggtctaagatcggatgggttccgaataaaggaagcgggcgcagcgagtaaccgccccgaatgggacccgaataagcggaaacgggtgaagcgagtaaccgccccgaattcctaaatggagcatcaagactcccactcagaaccacattcgttgccatgaaagccacgaaagggacatggcctaaaaagggggaaccgccctcagaacgtggcccactaaggagtaaccgccctcggcggttacctaaaaaacacctataaaaggccttaagaacaagggaaaaaggtacgttcacattttttgccctacaatattattgtcaaattaccaaccctcttacaaaaactgacttaatcgtcggagagttttcccggagatcctatctccggttctgttttgcaggtaactccggaagggaatatcaaatcggatccggcaagttatcagtTTCCGAATTAATTTCCTTGCATTTCTCTAAtttgaattggaaaaaaaaaatctggttcggcactcgggcgtgtgagcatcacgccccaccacatggtcgggcgtatgagtatcacgtcccaccatgtggtggggcgtgatagccacacgcctcaccatgaggtgggccgtgatgttcatacgcccgaccatgtggtggggcgtgatgttcatacgccccacctcatggtgaggcgtgatgctcacatgcccgagcatatttgtggctgtttttcgggtttagacacCGAAATGCTATAGAAAAGTCACGTTCTGATACAAAATGTTCGTTATTACTCATTTACAGGAGGTTTCGTGGGAAGAATTTGACGGAAACGGCATAGATTACAGCTCGCagtttttcccaaacaaacatttcaaacatatcatgaagctgttaactgggcaaaacagacggcaattGGGATCGGGTTTGAGTTAACAACAGCGTCGCACAAGACGGGGCTcaagtcaaagtggatattggttaaatgtgctcgtggtgttaagaattataaaaggaaaaaggatgtggatatggatgttatactacggaagaatacaaaaacaaagtactgtggttgcaaattccagataaaggttatggaaatcggcgaattgggcggttgggtggtgaatgggattcctggagatagaggacagcactatcatcagttggctgtatatcgtcagggctacagacaaatgagcggactaagcccggcttccaaaaaactcgttcgtgaaatgagttcagctcaagctaagccttgtgctatttttgctgcaatcaaagaaaaacatccggaggattgcccgacacaaagGCATATCTATAACTACAGGAagaaaatcaggactgagagctttgagggtcgggatgtaatcggtcagttttatcggcttgctatagataaggactatatacattggacgcaagcggtgccgggcagcaatgtcgtgactcacttatttatggcacatccaacatcgatcacactgttccgatcttattacttgtttgttggtatggattcaacatataaaacaaacaagtataagagATTGAGAGTGCTTATAGAGATTGAGATGCGATCACCTATaaccaagaggagtggaagctgatgagagtgcttATAGAGATTGAGATGCGGGCAAACCATGATCTGTATGCGCCAGTGTACGGGAACAGatttgatgctgccctcacacgtattaaatgggcaggagcgggttgtggtgagtcccactggatggtgagtccggatgacttatttGTTGCTGCATCTGTATTGAACGCAGTAATTTTCCTCTTTACTACAGAACaattaggatgttgcactatactgccgatgcgttcggacgatggaagaccacctgagcgagagattgtgatttgtcatttggggagttatcgtcactacatacgtctttatttacatcattcgtttccagtgcctcccataGCCACCCAATGGCGATTATTTTCTCATCAGAGTGTTCGTCATTTGGAGAATTtatacgctgaaaggagagaggcttggactagattatattagttttatatgttgtgattaataatatttattaattaacttatattattttttggttttaagtacaattctgtagttacgggtttaaccgcatatttacgggtttaacggactatttacgggtttaacggactatttacgggataaaaaagctatttttttgcggattcgacacgcgggcgtgtggccatcacgcctcacctcgcggtcggacgtgatagccccacgcctcaccgcgtggtcggctGTGACAGCCACACGCCCGACCTCGGGCATGTGGCTGTCACggccgaccacgcggtgaggcgtggggctatcacgtccgaccgcgaggtgaggcgtgatggccacacgcccgcgtgtcgaatccgcaaaaaaaaaatagcttttcccctcccaaaacccatgaaaggacATTTTCGTCATTTCAcagggctaggggtgggaaaatggagctgggtttaacaacacccttattTTATTAACAgaaatgaaaaaatataaaaataattttctaaGTTATTTTATTTCCACCTCAATTCACCATGCATTGCCCTTTAATTATTTGGCAAAAGCTAACAAACGTCCCGACGCGctagataagaaaaataattatcattaattactacattgaaagaataaataaaaagatatcattattgatcattaatcatttttttactaattaaacattcatcattttttgactaattaatcattaattatttttttactaattgatcattaattaCTCCATTTTATTCCCACCGTAACATCTCATTCCCTCTATTTTCTATTTCCAACATACCATcttcagaaattgaaagaaaaaaatctacagaaattgaaagaaaaaaatctcaaaaagaAGGTGAAATGGTGAGAAATATTATGGAGGGAATGAGACTTTTTTCTTGACGGAAGATGAAATGGAATGATCAGAAACtcaaatttatttattcttttataatttattatctttttttttcttttttgaggCAATCTTTTTTCTAATGAATTAATAaccactttatttattttttaattaaaattataaaatttttaagGGAAGATGAAATGGTGGGAATAGAAAATAGAGGGAAAGAGATGTTATGGTGGGAATAAAGTGGAGtaattaatgatcaattagtaaaaaaaatgcctaatacacaaataaccccctgaacttgtccaaatgttgcaaccgtccctctcaactttcaattgtaacaacttaccccttaaacttgtccaattgtaaaacataaccccaaattgtgaatttttttaccccgtatttgaagcaaccgtaaaaaagtttctccggattcgtatcacgccaaagatatgattatcatactccacgagcgttgcagattttgtgtttcacgtgtttcttcaattgcagtcaatgtcagcaatttggggttgtgttttacaattggacaagtttaaagggtaaattattacaattggacaagtttaaggggtaagttgttacaattgaaagttgaggggccagttgcaacatttagacaagttcagagattatttatgtattaggcctaaaaaaaaatgataaatggTAAAAAGAAAGATTAATGATCAAGTAGTAAAAATAAACGATTAATGATCAATAATGACATCCTCATCGGTTAGCGCGCGTGTTTGCCATCATCAACTTCTCCACCTCATTATGCATCACCTTCAGCCCTCTTCGACGTCAGGCAGTTGAATGTCCTACTCGCGCGCCGCTGCTACCGGCGAGGTATTTCGACCGCACTTGACTTTGCTCGTCAGATAGTATTTAATCTCTCAAATATTTGAAGTTTTCACGAGCTATTAGTTTGTAATTTCGTTAGACGACACTAATGTTTCATGATCTTGTACATCTGTGGAAGTGAATATTGTAGGATTGAATTTCTGAGTTTTCTGAAATTCTGTTTTTTCGATTTTGCATTTTGAATCTCTCCGTGTGAGGAGATGCTTGGCCATTCTATTGATCTTTGCAACACCTATCCAGCAACGGTTTCTGCTGGTTCATTATTACGAACACTGGTATTTTCCCTATTCATTTTCACCTCCTTCACTTTAGCATCGACTAATCTAGCTTTTATGTAGTAATTCCTGTTATAATTCATCTCATTATTGTGCACACAAAAATGTGATATGCCCTAGACAGAGAAATTTACGCGCATAAGTAGAAGAATGAAGCTTAACTCTTTTCAGAAGCTTTTGTGATTAATTGGGTATTCATTGAtatttttcttcctttgatgATTGTGTTGGTGATTTTAGGCTCTTTTTGTTGGTTATATTTAACATGTAAATAAGAAAAACCAATGGATAGACTGAGAAAAGAACAGGAAGAAATCATATGCTTATTCTTCTTTTTGCCATGAAAATGCATCGTACATATAAGTTACAGAAGTAATTTGCTTGTGATTTTGTTGTCACCTCCATCATGGTTTATGATACTGTAGCTTCAGCTGCATCACTATTTATTCAGAAGTAGTATACTGTTTAGTGCCTTATGAGGTTTATATGGCACTTCATATGTGGAAATTCCTTACATATCATACAATATGAACACAATTATAACACTATGACTCATTTTGACACTCACAAAAGTTGCAGCAATTCATGAACCACAACATCAATCTCTTCCTCTCTTTTCTTGATCATAACATTACTCATTTCCCTCACTTTTTTCCTAACAAAATCCCCACTTTTCTCTACCACAACCTTTCTAATTGTTTGTGCTATCTCTTCTCTTTCAATTTCTCCATTCTCACTTCTCTTCACCTCTATCCCCACACCAACATGTTCTACTAATCTTGCATTCACAGGTTGATCAAGATTCATTGGCAAACCTATTATTGGTACCCCAAATTTCATACTTTCCATCACTGAACTCCATCCACAATGACTCACAAACCCTCCAACTTTTGAATCTCTCAAAATTCTCCCTTGTGGTATCCATCCTTCTACTACTTTTCCTCTCTCTTTTACCCTTTCAAGGAATCTTTCAGGCAGTGAATCTTCCAACTTAATCTCTTCTCCTTTTGGAAACCTTATAACCCAAATGAAATTCACTCCACTAAGTTCTAACCCTTTTGCTATTTCCTCCCTTTCTTGTTTCGTAAGAAAATACTCACTtccaaaagaaacaaaaacgGTTGAGAAACGTTTCTTCTTTTCTAACCATTCTTTGACTTCATTCATGTTGGAATTAtcttcttgttcttgttcttcaaCAAGAGGACCGGTGGGGATGATGTTCTTCATCATTTTCCCGCTGAGATAATCAATGTATTCACCTTCGATTTCGCGATACGTTTTCGCCAAAATGAAACGGGATGATCTCTCCCAACTTTCGATAAACCTATCGATATCCTTTCTCTCATTAGAAGAGGACCTCAGCACATCAAGACTCTTATTTTTGAAGTACTCTCCAGGACAGATTTCCGGGAAAAGGTTTTCCATATCTGTGTTTTGGATAACAAAGGCAGCCATAGAGATAGAACTACAAAGGAAAAAGACAGAAGGGATATTGAGGTTTAAAGCTTGAATTGGAGCCCATGGCTGGATAAAATCATAGATAAGCAAGTCCGGTTTAAGAATTTCCAAGATTTTGAGAAAGCTAGGACTTGAATTGTCAAAGGCTTTTTTAAGAGTAGGCATTAAATGGGGAGGAAGGCCTTTTGTGGTATGAAAATGAGGAGGTAAGGAAGGTAAAGATGGAAGATGGAGTTCAATGAGTTGGATTGAGAGAGAGTAGTTTGGAGATAGTGTTTTTTTGATGAAATTAAGGTTTATAGGAGTAGAACAGAAGCAGATGTGGAAGTTTTTTTTGGAGAGTCTCTTGGCTAGTTCTAAGAATGGAGATATATGTCCATGAGCTAGCCATGGAAACATCAACACTCTAATTTTTTCTTCTCTTGTGATCTTCTCCATATCTGCATATGTTTCTGAGTGCTTTGcctataattttgttttttttggtaagTTGTAGTGTTTCTCTTTGCTTTGAGTTTATATAGTGAGAGGAGAGGATCAACACTCCAAGACTCTTATCCTAGGCAGAAGGTTGCTAAAACTGTCTCTCTTAGATCAGATTTTGAGATGCATCTCCTCCCTCCGCAGCTGATATAGATAATAATGTaactaat is drawn from Euphorbia lathyris chromosome 9, ddEupLath1.1, whole genome shotgun sequence and contains these coding sequences:
- the LOC136205166 gene encoding beta-D-glucosyl crocetin beta-1,6-glucosyltransferase-like; this translates as MEKITREEKIRVLMFPWLAHGHISPFLELAKRLSKKNFHICFCSTPINLNFIKKTLSPNYSLSIQLIELHLPSLPSLPPHFHTTKGLPPHLMPTLKKAFDNSSPSFLKILEILKPDLLIYDFIQPWAPIQALNLNIPSVFFLCSSISMAAFVIQNTDMENLFPEICPGEYFKNKSLDVLRSSSNERKDIDRFIESWERSSRFILAKTYREIEGEYIDYLSGKMMKNIIPTGPLVEEQEQEDNSNMNEVKEWLEKKKRFSTVFVSFGSEYFLTKQEREEIAKGLELSGVNFIWVIRFPKGEEIKLEDSLPERFLERVKERGKVVEGWIPQGRILRDSKVGGFVSHCGWSSVMESMKFGVPIIGLPMNLDQPVNARLVEHVGVGIEVKRSENGEIEREEIAQTIRKVVVEKSGDFVRKKVREMSNVMIKKREEEIDVVVHELLQLL